Proteins from a single region of Streptomyces sp. Tu 3180:
- a CDS encoding GNAT family N-acetyltransferase, with translation MGSTSFEDHVIRPVRAEEWAVAKESRLRALRDPVAHLAYLETYEEAVARPDSYWRERTARGAQDAGGVRQFVAEAADGSWAGTVSVLIEEAGSTDWAGFPVERRQGHLVGVYVAPGYRGSGVARALFDAALEWAWGRGTERVRLIVHPRNARALGFYRKAGFTESGVTVPLAGKPEERELEMVVERPRPDA, from the coding sequence ATGGGGAGCACGTCCTTCGAGGACCACGTGATCAGGCCGGTGCGCGCCGAGGAGTGGGCGGTGGCGAAGGAGTCGCGGCTGAGGGCGCTGCGGGATCCGGTGGCGCACCTCGCGTATCTGGAGACCTACGAGGAGGCGGTGGCCCGGCCCGACTCCTACTGGCGGGAGCGGACGGCGAGGGGCGCGCAGGACGCGGGCGGGGTGCGGCAGTTCGTCGCCGAGGCGGCGGACGGGTCCTGGGCGGGCACGGTCTCCGTGCTGATCGAGGAGGCCGGGTCGACGGACTGGGCGGGGTTCCCCGTCGAGCGGCGGCAGGGGCACCTCGTCGGGGTGTACGTGGCGCCCGGGTACCGGGGGAGCGGGGTGGCCCGGGCGTTGTTCGACGCCGCGCTGGAGTGGGCGTGGGGGCGCGGGACGGAGCGCGTGCGGCTCATCGTGCATCCGCGGAACGCGCGGGCGCTGGGCTTCTACCGCAAGGCGGGGTTCACGGAGAGCGGAGTGACCGTGCCACTGGCGGGGAAGCCGGAGGAGCGCGAGCTGGAGATGGTCGTCGAGCGCCCGCGGCCGGACGCGTAG